The following coding sequences lie in one Pelecanus crispus isolate bPelCri1 chromosome 9, bPelCri1.pri, whole genome shotgun sequence genomic window:
- the TRAF2 gene encoding TNF receptor-associated factor 2 isoform X2 — protein sequence MAAANSTPPGSLDLNQPGFAKEILGTKLEVKYLCSDCKNILRRPFQAQCGHRYCSYCLKKIISAGPQKCASCIQEGIYEEGISILEKNSAFPDNAARREVESLPAVCINSGCTWKGTIKEYEAHDEVCPEFPLTCEGCGKKIPREKVENEKLPEHESKCLAEHLYMLLSVVLSLKAGSEDLKPLPALSSSQNNSPLLAANSLCSESELSRSLELLGRCEALERKTVTFENIVCVLNREVERVSLTAEAYSRQHRLDQEKIETLSNKVRQLERSIGLKDLAMAEMEEKIRNMEASTYDGVFIWKITEFARKRQEAITGRSPAIFSPAFYTSKYGYKMCLRVYLNGDGTGRGTHLSLFFVVMKGPNDALLRWPFNQKVTLMLLDQNNREHIIDAFRPDVTSSSFQRPITEMNIASGCPLFCPVSVMEAKNSYVRDDAIFIKAIVDLTGL from the exons ATGGCAGCAGCAAACTCTACTCCGCCTGGCTCTTTGGATCTAAACCAGCCTGGATTTGCAAAGGAGATCCTGGGAACTAAACTGGAGGTCAAATACCTCTGCTCCGACTGCAAGAATATATTGAGGAGGCCGTTTCAAGCTCAGTGCGGACATCGCTACTGTTCCTATTgtctgaagaaaattataag TGCTGGACCTCAAAAGTGTGCCAGCTGTATTCAGGAAGGAATATATGAAGAAGGAATttctattttggaaaaaaactcg gcTTTCCCAGACAATGCAGCTCGTCGGGAGGTGGAAAGTCTGCCTGCTGTCTGTATTAACAGTGGCTGCACTTGGAAGGGGACTATTAAAGAATACGAG GCTCATGATGAAGTCTGCCCTGAATTTCCACTGACTTGCGAAGGCTGTGGGAAGAAAATTCCAAGGGAGAAG gtggaaaatgaaaagctacCAGAACACGAAAGCAAGTGTTTGGCGGAGCATCTCTACATGCTGCTGAGTGTTGTGCTCAGCCTCAAGGCTGGGTCTGAAGACCTAAAgccccttcctgccctctcctcatcACAAAACAACTCCCCACTATTGGCAGCAAACTCTCTGTGCTCTGAGTCGGAGCTCTCCAGGTCACTGGAGCTCTTGGGAAGATGTGAGGCCCTTGAGAGGAAAACGGTGACCTTTGAGAACATTGTCTGCGTGCTCAATCGGGAGGTGGAAAGAGTGTCTCTAACAGCTGAAGCCTACAGTCGGCAGCATCGACTAGACCAGGAGAAAATCGAAACACTGAGTAATAAG GTCCGGCAGCTGGAAAGGAGCATTGGGCTCAAAGATCTGGCCATGGCTGAGATGGAGGAAAAGATCCGCAACATGGAAGCATCCACCTACGATGGTGTTTTCATCTGGAAGATAACAGAATTTGCCAGGAAGCGTCAGGAGGCAATAACAGGCCGCTCTCCTGCGATCTTCTCTCCAG CTTTCTATACGAGCAAGTACGGCTACAAGATGTGTCTGCGCGTTTACCTGAATGGGGATGGCACCGGGCGTGGGACCCATCTGTCCCTGTTCTTTGTGGTGATGAAAGGACCCAACGATGCGCTTCTGCGGTGGCCCTTCAACCAGAAG GTAACCCTGATGCTCCTGGATCAGAACAACCGGGAGCACATCATCGATGCCTTCCGACCCGACGTGacatcctcctccttccagcGACCCATCACGGAAATGAACATTGCCAGCGGCTGCCCGTTGTTCTGCCCCGTCTCTGTGATGGAAGCCAAGAACTCCTACGTGCGTGATGACGCCATCTTTATTAAAGCCATCGTTGATCTCACGGGCCTCTAA
- the TRAF2 gene encoding TNF receptor-associated factor 2 isoform X1 produces the protein MAAANSTPPGSLDLNQPGFAKEILGTKLEVKYLCSDCKNILRRPFQAQCGHRYCSYCLKKIISAGPQKCASCIQEGIYEEGISILEKNSAFPDNAARREVESLPAVCINSGCTWKGTIKEYEAHDEVCPEFPLTCEGCGKKIPREKFRDHVKTCGRSKVPCRFEVVGCAEVVENEKLPEHESKCLAEHLYMLLSVVLSLKAGSEDLKPLPALSSSQNNSPLLAANSLCSESELSRSLELLGRCEALERKTVTFENIVCVLNREVERVSLTAEAYSRQHRLDQEKIETLSNKVRQLERSIGLKDLAMAEMEEKIRNMEASTYDGVFIWKITEFARKRQEAITGRSPAIFSPAFYTSKYGYKMCLRVYLNGDGTGRGTHLSLFFVVMKGPNDALLRWPFNQKVTLMLLDQNNREHIIDAFRPDVTSSSFQRPITEMNIASGCPLFCPVSVMEAKNSYVRDDAIFIKAIVDLTGL, from the exons ATGGCAGCAGCAAACTCTACTCCGCCTGGCTCTTTGGATCTAAACCAGCCTGGATTTGCAAAGGAGATCCTGGGAACTAAACTGGAGGTCAAATACCTCTGCTCCGACTGCAAGAATATATTGAGGAGGCCGTTTCAAGCTCAGTGCGGACATCGCTACTGTTCCTATTgtctgaagaaaattataag TGCTGGACCTCAAAAGTGTGCCAGCTGTATTCAGGAAGGAATATATGAAGAAGGAATttctattttggaaaaaaactcg gcTTTCCCAGACAATGCAGCTCGTCGGGAGGTGGAAAGTCTGCCTGCTGTCTGTATTAACAGTGGCTGCACTTGGAAGGGGACTATTAAAGAATACGAG GCTCATGATGAAGTCTGCCCTGAATTTCCACTGACTTGCGAAGGCTGTGGGAAGAAAATTCCAAGGGAGAAG TTTCGGGATCATGTGAAGACTTGTGGCAGATCTAAAGTGCCTTGCAGATTTGAGGTTGTCGGATGTGCTGAGGTG gtggaaaatgaaaagctacCAGAACACGAAAGCAAGTGTTTGGCGGAGCATCTCTACATGCTGCTGAGTGTTGTGCTCAGCCTCAAGGCTGGGTCTGAAGACCTAAAgccccttcctgccctctcctcatcACAAAACAACTCCCCACTATTGGCAGCAAACTCTCTGTGCTCTGAGTCGGAGCTCTCCAGGTCACTGGAGCTCTTGGGAAGATGTGAGGCCCTTGAGAGGAAAACGGTGACCTTTGAGAACATTGTCTGCGTGCTCAATCGGGAGGTGGAAAGAGTGTCTCTAACAGCTGAAGCCTACAGTCGGCAGCATCGACTAGACCAGGAGAAAATCGAAACACTGAGTAATAAG GTCCGGCAGCTGGAAAGGAGCATTGGGCTCAAAGATCTGGCCATGGCTGAGATGGAGGAAAAGATCCGCAACATGGAAGCATCCACCTACGATGGTGTTTTCATCTGGAAGATAACAGAATTTGCCAGGAAGCGTCAGGAGGCAATAACAGGCCGCTCTCCTGCGATCTTCTCTCCAG CTTTCTATACGAGCAAGTACGGCTACAAGATGTGTCTGCGCGTTTACCTGAATGGGGATGGCACCGGGCGTGGGACCCATCTGTCCCTGTTCTTTGTGGTGATGAAAGGACCCAACGATGCGCTTCTGCGGTGGCCCTTCAACCAGAAG GTAACCCTGATGCTCCTGGATCAGAACAACCGGGAGCACATCATCGATGCCTTCCGACCCGACGTGacatcctcctccttccagcGACCCATCACGGAAATGAACATTGCCAGCGGCTGCCCGTTGTTCTGCCCCGTCTCTGTGATGGAAGCCAAGAACTCCTACGTGCGTGATGACGCCATCTTTATTAAAGCCATCGTTGATCTCACGGGCCTCTAA
- the EDF1 gene encoding endothelial differentiation-related factor 1 isoform X1: protein MAESDWDTVTVLRKKGPSAAQAKSKQAILAAQRRGEDVETSKKWAAGQNKQHFITKNTAKLDRETEELHHDRVPLEVGKVIQQGRQSKGMTQKDLATKINEKPQVIADYESGRAIPNNQVMGKIERAIGLKLRGKDIGKPLETGPKGK, encoded by the exons ATGGCGGAGAGCGACTGGGACACGGTCACGGTGCTGCGCAAGAAGGGCCCCAGCGCGGCCCAGGCCAAGTCCAAGCAG GCGATCTTGGCGGCCCAGCGGCGCGGAGAGGACGTGGAGACCTCCAAGAAGT GGGCAGCAggccaaaacaaacaacacttTATTACAAAGAACACGGCCAAGCTCGACCGAGAAACAGAAGAGCTGCACCATGACAGAGTTCCCCTGGAGGTGGGCAAAGTGATCCAGCAGGGCCGACAGAGCAAGGGCATGACACAGAAGGACTTGGCCACA AAAATCAATGAAAAACCACAAGTTATTGCTGACTATGAATCAGGAAGAGCAATCCCCAATAACCAGGTTATGGGCAAGATCGAAAGAGCCATTG GCCTTAAACTGCGTGGGAAGGATATTGGAAAACCGCTGGAAACCGGCCCCAAAGGGAAATGA
- the EDF1 gene encoding endothelial differentiation-related factor 1 isoform X2, with product MAESDWDTVTVLRKKGPSAAQAKSKQAILAAQRRGEDVETSKKWAAGQNKQHFITKNTAKLDRETEELHHDRVPLEVGKKINEKPQVIADYESGRAIPNNQVMGKIERAIGLKLRGKDIGKPLETGPKGK from the exons ATGGCGGAGAGCGACTGGGACACGGTCACGGTGCTGCGCAAGAAGGGCCCCAGCGCGGCCCAGGCCAAGTCCAAGCAG GCGATCTTGGCGGCCCAGCGGCGCGGAGAGGACGTGGAGACCTCCAAGAAGT GGGCAGCAggccaaaacaaacaacacttTATTACAAAGAACACGGCCAAGCTCGACCGAGAAACAGAAGAGCTGCACCATGACAGAGTTCCCCTGGAGGTGGGCAAA AAAATCAATGAAAAACCACAAGTTATTGCTGACTATGAATCAGGAAGAGCAATCCCCAATAACCAGGTTATGGGCAAGATCGAAAGAGCCATTG GCCTTAAACTGCGTGGGAAGGATATTGGAAAACCGCTGGAAACCGGCCCCAAAGGGAAATGA
- the EDF1 gene encoding endothelial differentiation-related factor 1 isoform X3: protein MAESDWDTVTVLRKKGPSAAQAKSKQAILAAQRRGEDVETSKKWAAGQNKQHFITKNTAKLDRETEELHHDRVPLEKINEKPQVIADYESGRAIPNNQVMGKIERAIGLKLRGKDIGKPLETGPKGK from the exons ATGGCGGAGAGCGACTGGGACACGGTCACGGTGCTGCGCAAGAAGGGCCCCAGCGCGGCCCAGGCCAAGTCCAAGCAG GCGATCTTGGCGGCCCAGCGGCGCGGAGAGGACGTGGAGACCTCCAAGAAGT GGGCAGCAggccaaaacaaacaacacttTATTACAAAGAACACGGCCAAGCTCGACCGAGAAACAGAAGAGCTGCACCATGACAGAGTTCCCCTGGAG AAAATCAATGAAAAACCACAAGTTATTGCTGACTATGAATCAGGAAGAGCAATCCCCAATAACCAGGTTATGGGCAAGATCGAAAGAGCCATTG GCCTTAAACTGCGTGGGAAGGATATTGGAAAACCGCTGGAAACCGGCCCCAAAGGGAAATGA